The following proteins are encoded in a genomic region of Micromonospora olivasterospora:
- a CDS encoding VanW family protein has protein sequence MWYVPIEVAVTLYGDTRPPADDRPTVKVTAVSWPGDEPETAAAAAPDAGPRRRPRRLRVLLAVGSAAVVLGAVAGAGAYAYAGDVPRGTTVLGAELGGRSRAEAVRELRAELTRSGALNAPLRVVVGEKNVELKPADVGLAVDVEATVDAAAKASAHPVSRLVGSRAVAPVVTVDAARLDAALHRAAGDQTREWTVPAIIFTGTTPKPVHPKPGLALDRERTAQVVRVGWLSGRPVTVPLVERAPATTSEEVDRLVAELARPAVAAPVTLRTPKGSVTIPPAAIARSLRFAADDAGRLTPRIDVKRLRTSLDSRLDALEVEPRDARMTIVDGKPKAVEGHPGQQLDAAALSRDLLAVLPRTADRTVTGQLKETQPKLTTEKLASLGIKERVSRFTTHFTGGLSSPRSQNIAQIAKEVDGAVVLPGETFSLNGHTGERGYAQGYRDAPVILDGKLVPGVGGGTSQFTTTLFNATYYAGLEDVEHKPHSYWFSRYPPVIESTIFWPSLDFKFRNNTPHGVLIDTSYTSSSVTVSIWSTKIYDSVKTEYGPRRDITKPKTIHLTPGPSCIPSNGIDGFTQDAFRVIKKDGKVVKREKFSWRYLAEPRYVCGPAQS, from the coding sequence ATGTGGTACGTACCGATCGAGGTTGCTGTGACTCTGTACGGCGATACACGACCGCCCGCCGACGACCGGCCCACCGTCAAGGTGACCGCGGTGAGCTGGCCGGGTGACGAGCCGGAGACAGCCGCCGCAGCCGCCCCGGACGCCGGCCCCCGACGCCGCCCCCGCCGGCTACGCGTCCTGCTCGCCGTCGGCTCCGCCGCGGTCGTCCTCGGGGCGGTCGCCGGCGCCGGCGCGTACGCATACGCCGGCGACGTGCCACGCGGCACCACTGTGCTCGGCGCCGAACTGGGCGGTCGCAGCCGCGCCGAGGCGGTACGCGAACTGCGCGCCGAGCTGACGCGGTCCGGCGCGTTGAACGCCCCGCTCCGGGTCGTCGTCGGCGAGAAGAACGTCGAGCTCAAGCCCGCCGACGTGGGGCTGGCGGTCGACGTCGAGGCGACCGTCGACGCGGCGGCGAAGGCGTCGGCGCACCCGGTGAGCCGCCTCGTCGGGTCCCGGGCGGTCGCCCCGGTGGTGACCGTCGACGCGGCCCGGCTCGACGCGGCCCTGCACAGGGCGGCGGGGGACCAGACCCGGGAATGGACGGTGCCGGCGATCATCTTCACCGGCACCACCCCGAAGCCGGTGCACCCGAAGCCCGGGCTCGCGCTGGACCGGGAACGCACGGCCCAGGTCGTCCGCGTCGGCTGGCTCTCCGGCCGGCCGGTGACCGTCCCGCTGGTGGAGCGCGCGCCGGCGACCACCAGCGAGGAGGTGGACCGGCTCGTCGCCGAACTGGCTCGCCCGGCCGTCGCCGCCCCCGTCACGCTCCGTACGCCGAAGGGCTCGGTCACCATTCCGCCCGCCGCCATCGCCCGGAGCCTGCGCTTCGCGGCCGACGACGCGGGCAGGCTCACGCCCAGGATCGACGTGAAGCGGCTGCGCACCTCCCTCGACAGCCGGTTGGACGCCCTCGAGGTCGAGCCCCGCGACGCCCGAATGACGATCGTCGACGGGAAGCCGAAGGCGGTGGAGGGTCACCCGGGCCAGCAGCTCGACGCCGCCGCGCTGAGCCGGGACCTGCTCGCCGTGCTGCCCCGTACCGCCGACCGGACGGTCACCGGCCAGCTCAAGGAGACGCAGCCGAAGCTCACCACCGAGAAGCTGGCCAGCCTCGGGATCAAGGAACGAGTCTCCCGCTTCACCACCCACTTCACCGGCGGGCTCTCCTCGCCGCGCAGCCAGAACATCGCGCAGATCGCCAAGGAGGTCGACGGCGCGGTGGTGCTGCCCGGGGAGACGTTCTCCCTCAACGGTCACACGGGCGAGCGCGGCTACGCCCAGGGGTACCGGGACGCGCCCGTGATCCTCGACGGCAAGCTCGTCCCGGGCGTCGGCGGCGGGACCTCCCAGTTCACCACCACGCTGTTCAACGCCACGTACTACGCCGGCCTGGAGGATGTCGAGCACAAGCCGCACTCGTACTGGTTCAGCCGGTACCCCCCGGTGATCGAGTCCACGATCTTCTGGCCGAGCCTCGACTTCAAGTTCCGCAACAACACCCCGCACGGCGTGCTCATCGACACCTCGTACACCTCCAGCTCGGTCACCGTGTCGATCTGGAGCACGAAGATCTACGACAGCGTCAAGACCGAGTACGGGCCGCGCCGCGACATCACCAAGCCGAAGACGATCCACCTGACGCCCGGGCCGTCCTGCATCCCCAGCAACGGCATCGACGGCTTCACCCAGGACGCGTTCCGGGTCATCAAGAAGGACGGCAAGGTGGTCAAGCGGGAGAAGTTCAGCTGGCGTTATCTGGCTGAGCCCCGCTACGTCTGCGGCCCGGCCCAGAGCTGA
- a CDS encoding DUF6244 family protein, producing the protein MSHVEKITGELRALTTGVERAQGLAAAAHQQAQEVALRAAGAGFAAVAAGVARVQGAISEIQGGLGGLGTSIGAATKATATIPHQATPQETITGLAPVRDAVDGARDATARTIAQVGEAQRLATLTLQGGQPGPLLSGLESVRQVLTLVLQRTGAARQAVEAALAEARRLGSGA; encoded by the coding sequence GTGTCGCACGTCGAGAAGATCACCGGTGAGCTGCGCGCGCTGACGACCGGCGTCGAGCGGGCGCAGGGGCTGGCCGCCGCCGCCCACCAGCAGGCGCAGGAGGTGGCGCTGCGGGCCGCCGGAGCCGGCTTCGCCGCCGTGGCCGCCGGCGTGGCCCGGGTGCAGGGCGCGATCTCCGAGATCCAGGGTGGCCTGGGCGGGTTGGGCACGTCGATCGGCGCGGCGACGAAGGCCACCGCCACGATTCCTCACCAGGCGACGCCGCAGGAGACGATCACCGGGCTGGCGCCGGTGCGGGATGCCGTCGACGGCGCCCGCGACGCCACCGCCAGGACGATCGCCCAGGTCGGCGAGGCCCAACGGCTCGCCACCCTGACCCTGCAGGGTGGGCAGCCCGGCCCGCTGCTGTCGGGGCTGGAGAGCGTCAGGCAGGTCCTGACGCTGGTGCTCCAGCGGACCGGCGCGGCCCGGCAGGCCGTGGAGGCCGCGCTCGCCGAGGCGCGCCGCCTGGGATCGGGCGCCTGA
- a CDS encoding SCO4848 family membrane protein, with product MHEALTCGGELRPVPVAPTFAPTPLAYSPVMVLSRGWALFLVGVGVWTWLIWPRFGLAIWDDPRSWASGVSGEGAPTGFLWVHALLIVASLAIGTAVAVLGILGLRAAGRRRG from the coding sequence GTGCACGAGGCCCTGACCTGCGGCGGCGAGCTTCGCCCGGTGCCGGTCGCCCCGACGTTCGCGCCGACGCCGCTGGCATACTCGCCAGTCATGGTGCTGTCACGTGGATGGGCCCTCTTCCTGGTCGGGGTCGGCGTCTGGACCTGGCTGATCTGGCCCCGGTTCGGCCTTGCGATCTGGGACGATCCGCGTTCGTGGGCGAGCGGGGTCTCGGGCGAGGGAGCGCCGACGGGTTTCCTGTGGGTGCACGCCCTGCTGATCGTGGCGTCCCTGGCCATCGGCACCGCGGTGGCCGTCCTCGGGATCCTCGGTCTGCGGGCCGCCGGACGGCGTCGTGGCTGA
- the trpS gene encoding tryptophan--tRNA ligase, which produces MSAVRMLTGDRPTGRLHLGHYVGSIANRVRLHQRYESFFIIADLHMLTTRNTREDIDRVSHNAREMVTDILAAGVDPARATFYLQSAIPEVGDLNTLFQNLVTVPRLERVPSLKDMARAAGKDEMPYGLLGYPVLQAADILCVKGQVVPVGKDNAPHVEVTREIARRFNHLYGEVFPVPEMIASETPTLVGTDGQSKMSKSLGNAISLSDDAETVRRAVMGMYTDPNRVRADVPGMVEGNPVFTYHDVFNPDRAQVADLKERYRAGRVGDVEVKEKLAVALNRFLDPIRERRARFEADRGMVDQLIVDGTERTRAEVRRTLVEVRRAMGLTGAYQQVRRRAERARRATAAPA; this is translated from the coding sequence ATGTCCGCAGTACGGATGCTCACCGGCGACCGGCCGACCGGGCGGCTGCACCTCGGCCACTACGTCGGCAGCATCGCCAACCGGGTGCGACTGCACCAGCGGTACGAGAGCTTCTTCATCATCGCCGACCTGCACATGCTGACCACCCGCAACACCCGCGAGGACATCGACCGGGTCTCCCACAACGCCCGCGAGATGGTGACCGACATCCTCGCCGCCGGGGTGGACCCGGCCCGGGCGACGTTCTACCTGCAGTCGGCCATCCCCGAGGTCGGCGACCTGAACACCCTGTTCCAGAACCTGGTGACCGTGCCCCGCCTGGAGCGGGTGCCCTCGCTGAAGGACATGGCGCGCGCCGCCGGGAAGGACGAGATGCCGTACGGGCTGCTCGGCTACCCCGTCCTCCAGGCGGCCGACATCCTCTGCGTCAAGGGGCAGGTGGTGCCGGTGGGAAAGGACAACGCGCCGCACGTCGAGGTGACGCGGGAGATCGCCCGCCGGTTCAACCACCTGTACGGGGAGGTCTTCCCCGTACCGGAGATGATCGCCTCGGAGACGCCGACGCTGGTCGGCACGGACGGCCAGAGCAAGATGAGCAAGAGCCTGGGCAACGCGATCTCGCTCTCCGACGACGCGGAGACCGTCCGCCGGGCCGTGATGGGCATGTACACCGACCCGAACCGGGTGCGCGCCGACGTCCCGGGCATGGTGGAGGGGAATCCCGTCTTCACCTACCACGACGTGTTCAACCCGGACCGGGCGCAGGTCGCCGACCTCAAGGAGCGGTACCGGGCCGGTCGGGTGGGTGACGTGGAGGTCAAGGAGAAGCTGGCGGTGGCGCTGAACCGGTTCCTGGACCCGATCCGGGAGCGCCGGGCGCGGTTCGAGGCGGACCGCGGCATGGTCGACCAGCTCATCGTCGACGGGACGGAGCGGACCCGGGCCGAGGTGCGGCGCACCCTCGTCGAGGTCCGCCGGGCGATGGGGCTGACCGGCGCGTACCAGCAGGTCCGGCGGCGGGCGGAGCGGGCCCGGCGGGCCACCGCCGCGCCGGCCTGA